From one Mytilus edulis chromosome 1, xbMytEdul2.2, whole genome shotgun sequence genomic stretch:
- the LOC139525923 gene encoding nuclear pore complex protein Nup153-like isoform X2 encodes MSEEAGGKIKSKRQHGSNKPYERRKSLLGKVKDLITPSWLSSFVNNKKSDETTEKDETKSEVPASSPIHGRTKQQNDKRPAPVFVSLEKRNGLPSQLMAPPQSTVIAHTRSGEVSQSFKPDQFSLQAGFTSSQLPLIPEKMYEHHYHHVDNDDNMSDRSDHSKSTSGCSSMIPHPPSTVLKDRVTLELNESDIDSIKDKLVDSSDKLPNRLGKSLTWTAQYNTKRPKKPALVGKPSFDVSLFGSPAPGNNSSLSHDRLNESAFYPGRTTFGGASSQRRQSLNTTAPYVSSPFPVRQKMKAKPLNNSFAGSATTSGTARKILETLEKMTTPLGDARKIPVDDTVMQSLSSSFSFTPSVYRRPTRHSIGSYMNSSRELQTPNRGPPLQRVSTPGSASIAANLQRFVPTRESTETTGSYQLPGSSQKDPGMSSTNTQGGKMKSKKFTSHHVASRKDEDEDEPYEMPQLRTEFTLPVKDMPTFNFNMPKSTPQRTTKDLSSQAYTFSTPIQKMPVTPTDTPTGPPKMDFKFSSPIQQGDGSSSPTKSKSVTFNLGDDNDVQMKYNYKSSTVSTSSLTGSPVAQGFSKPVSQTSSSSSSPSSGGFKVASQLKTGSVMDILGKSGSAQKKSPEAPKNDSLAKFAVKGWTCDICLVGNKEDSDKCVACTSPRPGAKTLVPKNDSLAKFAVKGWTCDICLVGNKDESDKCVACTSPRPGAKTSVPKNDSFAKFAGKGWTCNVCLVSNKDDAEKCVACAEAKPGLKKSTSKSAGGDSLQSIFKKPTGNWDCDVCLVPNNGDVTKCLACETPRPGTQPSSSGGLTIAPGAFSGQSGFILPTGSNSNSNMSNSGFGGDTKSSSGSGFKFSGGTTSAGSGFKFGDCSVKLSNDSDKQSSNVKSDNKEKEGFVFGKSNSFSPQKSAPSGTGFKFGENKPDEINKSGFLSQNSLSGTKDKSSASGFMSGKTSADSSDKTDSVSKLKSDSTVILDSPKISVTTSTVATTGLAFNSKSDSETKTSTTPGGINFGQSVSAIKPANGGFVFGQTSNNDTNVKTSVNSIFGTSSSNKSDNSTSIFGSDPKTSSINNFTGTNNSGFSFNKTEDKKSEPSFNNQSSTVSPSLKRSRDDETGPAEKKKPFAAPSSASSGLFQFGVKSTATTNASPSMAFGQNKDSKPTAFAAPSFNFGGAAPTNSATGFNAVPQTTTSSIFNSTGSSISSGTVFGSAAATVTSTSTGSSFVFGASSANPTTSSTTFGSTQQTSSLFSNKSSTPTFGTSSSIPSFGSPISTVGGFGSTAPAFGSSSTNPQFGASQPSATSGFGAQQTATPSFGTPQTTAPAFGTTQTSVPAFGAPPSSNPSFGTPQKPSGPVFGAAQNTTFGPPPVTSTTPGGFNFNAAPSFNFGQSSNTPQQPAAPSAGIFQFGGPKQAEAPQQPTVPSGGFNFGQAASTPGGAPYSFSAAPTPAATPSFGAGFGQPSTPQQSGTGMFNIGAGSTDNRKIKKAVRKIRR; translated from the exons ATGTCAGAGGAAGCTGGTGGAAAGATTAAAAGTAAACGCCAACATGGTTCTAACAAACCGTATGAACGTAGAAAA TCTCTATTGGGAAAAGTGAAAGACCTGATCACACCATCTTGGTTGTCCAGTTTTGTCAACAATAAGAAATCGGATGAAACTACTGAGAAAGATGAAACAAAGTCTGAG GTTCCTGCATCCTCACCTATTCACGGAAGAACTAAACAACAAAATGATAAAAGGCCTGCTCCAGTTTTTGTCtcattagaaaaaagaaatggtttACCTAGCCAACTCATGGCTCCTCCACAATCTACAGTAATAGCACATACCAGGTCAGGAGAAGTTAGTCAAAGTTTTAAACCTGATCAGTTCTCTCTGCAGGCAGGATTTACATCATCACAACTTCCTTTGATACCAGAGAAAATGTATGAACATCATTACCATCATGTGGACAATG ATGACAACATGTCAGACAGAAGTGATCACTCTAAGTCTACCAGTGGATGTTCCTCAATGATACCACACCCACCCAGTACAGTACTGAAAGATAGAGTTACATTAGAATTAAACGAAAGTGATATCGACAGCATCAAGGATAAACTTGTTGACTCCAGTGACAAGCTACCTAACA GATTAGGAAAGTCTCTTACTTGGACAGCACAGTACAATACTAAGAGACCAAAGAAGCCAGCACTTGTAGGAAAACCTAGCTTTGATGTTTCCTTGTTTGGGTCACCAGCACCT GGAAACAATTCTTCCTTGTCACATGATAGGTTGAACGAATCAGCATTTTATCCTGGAAGAACAACATTTGGTGGAGCCTCATCACAAAGACGACAAAGTTTAAACACAACTGCTCCATATGTG TCATCACCATTTCCAGTACGCCAGAAAATGAAGGCCAAGCCTTTGAACAATTCATTTGCTGGTTCTGCTACCACTAGTGGAACAGCTAGAAAGATATTGGAAACATTGGAAAAAATGACAACACCTCTTGGA GATGCGAGGAAAATACCAGTTGATGATACAGTAATGCAGAGCTTGAGTTCATCGTTTTCCTTTACT CCATCAGTATATAGAAGACCAACAAGACATAGTATTGGATCTTACATGAATTCATCAAGAGAATTGcag ACTCCAAATAGAGGTCCACCATTACAAAGAGTGAGTACTCCAGGATCAGCTTCTATTGCTGCTAATCTCCAGAGATTTGTACCAACAAGAGAAAGCACTGAAACTACAGGCAGTTATCAGTTACCTGG ATCTTCTCAAAAAGATCCTGGAATGTCCTCAACTAATACTCAGGGAGGTAAAATGAAGAGCAAAAAGTTTACATCTCATCATGTTGCCTCTAGAAAAGATGAAGATGAAGATGAGCCCTATGAAATGCCGCAGTTAAGGACAGAGTTCACACTGCCAGTCAAAGACATGCCtacttttaatttcaatatgCCAAAGTCTACACCTCAGCGTACAACAAAAGATTTGTCTAGTCAAGCGTACACCTTCTCAACACCTATACAGAAAATGCCTGTTACGCCTACAGATACACCTACAGGTCCACCTAAGATG GACTTCAAGTTCAGTTCACCAATCCAACAAGGAGATGGATCATCATCACCCACCAAATCAAAAAGTGTAACATTTAATCTTGGTGATGATAATGACGTTCAAATGAAATACAACTATAAATCTTCAACTGTCTCAACCAGTAGCCTTACAGGTTCTCCAGTAGCACAAG GTTTTTCAAAGCCAGTTTCACAGACAAGTTCAAGCAGCAGTTCACCTTCCAGTGGTGGCTTCAAAGTGGCATCACAGTTAAAAACAGGAAGTGTTATGGATATTTTAGGAAAAAGTGGAAGTGCACAGAAAAAGTCCCCAgaag CACCAAAGAATGATAGTCTAGCCAAGTTTGCTGTTAAAGGATGGACATGTGATATATGTCTTGTTGGCAACAAAGAAGATTCAGATAAATGTGTAGCCTGCACATCTCCTCGACCAGGAGCCAAGACAT TAGTACCAAAGAATGATAGTCTAGCCAAGTTTGCTGTAAAAGGATGGACATGTGATATATGTCTTGTTGGCAACAAAGATGAATCAGATAAATGTGTAGCCTGCACATCACCTCGACCAGGAGCTAAGACAT CTGTTCCAAAGAATGATAGTTTTGCAAAGTTTGCAGGAAAAGGATGGACTTGTAATGTATGTTTGGTGTCCAATAAAGATGATGCAGAGAAATGTGTTGCTTGTGCTGAAGCTAAGCCAGGACTGAAAAAAA gtACATCAAAGTCTGCTGGTGGTGATAGTTTACAGTCTATATTCAAGAAGCCTACAGGTAACTGGGATTGTGATGTATGTCTGGTCCCTAACAATGGAGATGTCACAAAGTGTTTAGCATGTGAAACACCTAGACCTGGTACCCAGCCATCATCATCAG GTGGATTGACTATAGCCCCAGGAGCATTTTCTGGCCAGTCTGGATTTATTCTTCCGACAGGATCAAATTCTAATTCAAACATGTCTAACAGTGGCTTCGGTGGAGATACTAAATCATCAAGTGGATCAGGATTTAAATTTAGTGGGGGAACTACTTCAGCAGGAAGTGGATTCAAATTTGGGGATTGTTCAGTAAAATTGTCTAATGACTCAGACAAACAAAGTTCAAATGTCAAATCagataataaagaaaaagaaggATTTGTGTTTGGAAAATCCAATTCATTCTCTCCCCAAAAGTCTGCTCCGTCAGGAACAGGTTTCAAGTTTGGGGAAAACAAACCTGATGAAATAAACAAATCAGGTTTTCTGAGTCAGAACTCTTTATCAGGTACCAAAGACAAATCTTCTGCTAGTGGATTTATGTCGGGAAAGACATCGGCTGATTCTTCGGATAAAACAGACAGTGTCAGTAAACTGAAATCAGATAGTACTGTTATATTAGACAGTCCTAAGATATCTGTTACCACATCAACAGTAGCAACAACAGGACTAGCTTTTAATTCTAAGTCGGACTCTGAAACAAAGACATCAACTACTCCTGGTGGTATTAACTTTGGACAGTCTGTTTCTGCAATAAAACCTGCCAATGGAGGTTTTGTCTTTGGTCAGACATCTAATAATGACACTAATGTAAAGACAAGTGTAAATTCTATATTTGGGACTTCAAGTAGTAATAAATCTGACAATAGTACTAGTATATTTGGAAGTGATCCtaaaacatcatcaataaataattttacagGAACAAATAATTCAG GGTTTTCATTTAACAAGACAGAAGATAAAAAGTCCGAGCCTTCATTTAATAATCAGTCTTCTACAGTGTCTCCCAGTTTGAAAAGAAGCAGAGATGATG AGACAGGACCAGCAGAAAAGAAGAAGCCCTTTGCTGCTCCGTCATCAGCCTCATCAGGATTGTTTCAGTTCGGTGTCAAATCTACTG CCACTACAAATGCTTCCCCCTCTATGGCATTTGGACAGAATAAAGATAGTAAACCAACAGCGTTTGCTGCTCCATCTTTTAACTTTGGAG GAGCCGCACCAACAAATTCTGCAACAGGATTTAATGCCGTCCCTCAGACAACGACTAGCTCAATATTTAATTCTACTGGATCCAGTATATCATCTGGTACAGTGTTTGGGAGTGCTGCTGCAACAGTAACATCAACTTCCACTGGTTCCTCATTTGTATTTGGAGCCAGCTCAGCTAACCCAACTACAAGTTCTACCACATTTGGGTCAACTCAACAGACGTCAAGTTTATTTAGTAATAAAAGCTCAACACCAACATTTGGTACTTCCTCTAGTATTCCAAGTTTTGGTAGTCCTATCAGTACAGTTGGTGGATTTGGCTCTACAGCTCCTGCATTTGGTTCCTCTTCAACAAATCCACAATTTGGAGCATCTCAGCCATCAGCCACCTCTGGATTTGGTGCACAGCAAACTGCAACTCCATCATTTGGAACACCCCAGACAACAGCACCAGCATTTGGAACCACTCAGACCTCCGTCCCAGCCTTTGGTGCACCTCCGTCATCTAATCCATCATTTGGTACCCCTCAGAAGCCTTCAGGACCAGTATTTGGTGCAGCACAAAACACTACATTTGGACCTCCTCCTGTTACATCAACAACTCCAG
- the LOC139525923 gene encoding nuclear pore complex protein Nup153-like isoform X1, with the protein MSEEAGGKIKSKRQHGSNKPYERRKSLLGKVKDLITPSWLSSFVNNKKSDETTEKDETKSEVPASSPIHGRTKQQNDKRPAPVFVSLEKRNGLPSQLMAPPQSTVIAHTRSGEVSQSFKPDQFSLQAGFTSSQLPLIPEKMYEHHYHHVDNDDNMSDRSDHSKSTSGCSSMIPHPPSTVLKDRVTLELNESDIDSIKDKLVDSSDKLPNRLGKSLTWTAQYNTKRPKKPALVGKPSFDVSLFGSPAPGNNSSLSHDRLNESAFYPGRTTFGGASSQRRQSLNTTAPYVSSPFPVRQKMKAKPLNNSFAGSATTSGTARKILETLEKMTTPLGDARKIPVDDTVMQSLSSSFSFTPSVYRRPTRHSIGSYMNSSRELQTPNRGPPLQRVSTPGSASIAANLQRFVPTRESTETTGSYQLPGSSQKDPGMSSTNTQGGKMKSKKFTSHHVASRKDEDEDEPYEMPQLRTEFTLPVKDMPTFNFNMPKSTPQRTTKDLSSQAYTFSTPIQKMPVTPTDTPTGPPKMTYRATATPGQYFVREIPVMHESSNGKFRSNGQPSYPSQQGFGTLPRQMDMPSPNTYSSTLPRSFRTGSPMSGRSSSPVVREIPIQHLSSNQASQPQPPPQQQSTAQHTGPYGYTIYTGQQPGGGGPGQPVSYPQQPPPPFTSQQPAYAQASSNSSSQGGYPPHAMAQASAQAGYPNNPQSSGYSSSTQSGGYPNSTQGSYPDTTWTAASPQSSYPQTTPQTAYPQASSQPQSTNTQTGPLPSQQGTSLPQTTPQPETISQEPKLREIPIAHETFVPRQPPPHQQTHMPQQPHHPQQQQQKPQEQRVTPTPSSQSQRSETPNSSRQSPETAAQSGNGNGTSTLKKKPSTPMEQIEEVVNNIGEYEMRVTQFKGTKKDKEYKVLEEMLTRNLLKLDGVEAGCDDNVRQRRKQTVKEVQAYLDQLELKAFSQEQSCEMETSSKDERTENNNKSASLESAKPNNNGNGKTEPMDTFDLRRKSDFKFSSPIQQGDGSSSPTKSKSVTFNLGDDNDVQMKYNYKSSTVSTSSLTGSPVAQGFSKPVSQTSSSSSSPSSGGFKVASQLKTGSVMDILGKSGSAQKKSPEAPKNDSLAKFAVKGWTCDICLVGNKEDSDKCVACTSPRPGAKTLVPKNDSLAKFAVKGWTCDICLVGNKDESDKCVACTSPRPGAKTSVPKNDSFAKFAGKGWTCNVCLVSNKDDAEKCVACAEAKPGLKKSTSKSAGGDSLQSIFKKPTGNWDCDVCLVPNNGDVTKCLACETPRPGTQPSSSGGLTIAPGAFSGQSGFILPTGSNSNSNMSNSGFGGDTKSSSGSGFKFSGGTTSAGSGFKFGDCSVKLSNDSDKQSSNVKSDNKEKEGFVFGKSNSFSPQKSAPSGTGFKFGENKPDEINKSGFLSQNSLSGTKDKSSASGFMSGKTSADSSDKTDSVSKLKSDSTVILDSPKISVTTSTVATTGLAFNSKSDSETKTSTTPGGINFGQSVSAIKPANGGFVFGQTSNNDTNVKTSVNSIFGTSSSNKSDNSTSIFGSDPKTSSINNFTGTNNSGFSFNKTEDKKSEPSFNNQSSTVSPSLKRSRDDETGPAEKKKPFAAPSSASSGLFQFGVKSTATTNASPSMAFGQNKDSKPTAFAAPSFNFGGAAPTNSATGFNAVPQTTTSSIFNSTGSSISSGTVFGSAAATVTSTSTGSSFVFGASSANPTTSSTTFGSTQQTSSLFSNKSSTPTFGTSSSIPSFGSPISTVGGFGSTAPAFGSSSTNPQFGASQPSATSGFGAQQTATPSFGTPQTTAPAFGTTQTSVPAFGAPPSSNPSFGTPQKPSGPVFGAAQNTTFGPPPVTSTTPGGFNFNAAPSFNFGQSSNTPQQPAAPSAGIFQFGGPKQAEAPQQPTVPSGGFNFGQAASTPGGAPYSFSAAPTPAATPSFGAGFGQPSTPQQSGTGMFNIGAGSTDNRKIKKAVRKIRR; encoded by the exons ATGTCAGAGGAAGCTGGTGGAAAGATTAAAAGTAAACGCCAACATGGTTCTAACAAACCGTATGAACGTAGAAAA TCTCTATTGGGAAAAGTGAAAGACCTGATCACACCATCTTGGTTGTCCAGTTTTGTCAACAATAAGAAATCGGATGAAACTACTGAGAAAGATGAAACAAAGTCTGAG GTTCCTGCATCCTCACCTATTCACGGAAGAACTAAACAACAAAATGATAAAAGGCCTGCTCCAGTTTTTGTCtcattagaaaaaagaaatggtttACCTAGCCAACTCATGGCTCCTCCACAATCTACAGTAATAGCACATACCAGGTCAGGAGAAGTTAGTCAAAGTTTTAAACCTGATCAGTTCTCTCTGCAGGCAGGATTTACATCATCACAACTTCCTTTGATACCAGAGAAAATGTATGAACATCATTACCATCATGTGGACAATG ATGACAACATGTCAGACAGAAGTGATCACTCTAAGTCTACCAGTGGATGTTCCTCAATGATACCACACCCACCCAGTACAGTACTGAAAGATAGAGTTACATTAGAATTAAACGAAAGTGATATCGACAGCATCAAGGATAAACTTGTTGACTCCAGTGACAAGCTACCTAACA GATTAGGAAAGTCTCTTACTTGGACAGCACAGTACAATACTAAGAGACCAAAGAAGCCAGCACTTGTAGGAAAACCTAGCTTTGATGTTTCCTTGTTTGGGTCACCAGCACCT GGAAACAATTCTTCCTTGTCACATGATAGGTTGAACGAATCAGCATTTTATCCTGGAAGAACAACATTTGGTGGAGCCTCATCACAAAGACGACAAAGTTTAAACACAACTGCTCCATATGTG TCATCACCATTTCCAGTACGCCAGAAAATGAAGGCCAAGCCTTTGAACAATTCATTTGCTGGTTCTGCTACCACTAGTGGAACAGCTAGAAAGATATTGGAAACATTGGAAAAAATGACAACACCTCTTGGA GATGCGAGGAAAATACCAGTTGATGATACAGTAATGCAGAGCTTGAGTTCATCGTTTTCCTTTACT CCATCAGTATATAGAAGACCAACAAGACATAGTATTGGATCTTACATGAATTCATCAAGAGAATTGcag ACTCCAAATAGAGGTCCACCATTACAAAGAGTGAGTACTCCAGGATCAGCTTCTATTGCTGCTAATCTCCAGAGATTTGTACCAACAAGAGAAAGCACTGAAACTACAGGCAGTTATCAGTTACCTGG ATCTTCTCAAAAAGATCCTGGAATGTCCTCAACTAATACTCAGGGAGGTAAAATGAAGAGCAAAAAGTTTACATCTCATCATGTTGCCTCTAGAAAAGATGAAGATGAAGATGAGCCCTATGAAATGCCGCAGTTAAGGACAGAGTTCACACTGCCAGTCAAAGACATGCCtacttttaatttcaatatgCCAAAGTCTACACCTCAGCGTACAACAAAAGATTTGTCTAGTCAAGCGTACACCTTCTCAACACCTATACAGAAAATGCCTGTTACGCCTACAGATACACCTACAGGTCCACCTAAGATG ACATACAGAGCAACAGCTACACCAGGACAATACTTTGTTAGAGAAATACCAGTTATGCACGAGTCTTCAAATGGAAAATTTAGATCAAATGGCCAGCCTTCATATCCTTCTCAGCAAGGCTTTGGAACATTGCCAAGACAAATGGACATGCCGTCACCAAACACATATTCATCAACCCTACCAAGGTCTTTTAGAACAGGTTCTCCGATGTCTGGGAGGAGTTCATCTCCAGTAGTAAGAGAAATTCCAATTCAGCATTTGTCCTCAAATCAAGCTAGTCAGCCCCAGCCACCACCACAACAGCAGAGTACAGCTCAGCACACTGGACCTTATGGATATACGATTTATACTGGTCAACAGCCAGGTGGAGGAGGGCCAGGACAGCCCGTTAGCTATCCACAACAGCCACCACCTCCATTTACATCACAACAACCTGCTTATGCGCAGGCTTCATCTAATTCCTCCTCCCAAGGTGGATATCCTCCACATGCTATGGCACAAGCCAGTGCTCAAGCTGGATATCCAAATAACCCACAGAGCAGTGGATATTCAAGTAGTACACAAAGCGGTGGAtatccaaatagtacacaaggaAGCTATCCCGACACAACATGGACAGCAGCATCTCCTCAATCCAGTTATCCACAGACCACTCCTCAAACAGCTTATCCACAGGCTTCCTCCCAACCTCAGTCAACCAATACTCAGACTGGTCCTCTGCCTTCTCAGCAGGGAACTAGTTTACCACAAACAACTCCTCAACCAGAGACTATATCACAAGAGCCAAAGTTACGAGAGATACCAATTGCCCATGAAACATTTGTGCCTCGACAGCCACCACCACATCAACAAACACACATGCCGCAGCAGCCGCATCATCCacaacagcaacaacaaaaaCCACAGGAACAAAGGGTGACACCTACACCATCGAGCCAGTCACAAAGAAGTGAAACACCTAACAGTAGTCGTCAGTCTCCTGAAACTGCTGCCCAGTCTGGTAACGGCAATGGAACCAGTACACTAAAAAAGAAACCCTCTACACCGATGGAACAAATTGAGGAAGTGGTAAATAATATAGGGGAATATGAAATGAGGGTCACTCAGTTTAAAGGAACTAAAAAAGACAAGGAGTATAAAGTGTTAGAGGAAATGCTGACAAGAAATTTACTGAAACTTGATGGCGTGGAAGCTGGTTGTGATGATAACGTTCGTCAAAGGCGAAAACAAACAGTGAAAGAGGTTCAGGCTTATTTAGATCAGTTGGAACTTAAGGCATTTTCTCAGGAGCAGAGTTGTGAAATGGAAACAAGTTCCAAAGATGAACGaacagaaaataacaataaaagcgCCAGTTTGGAATCTGCTAAACCGAACAATAACGGCAACGGAAAGACAGAACCAATGGACACATTTGATCTACGACGGAAATCT GACTTCAAGTTCAGTTCACCAATCCAACAAGGAGATGGATCATCATCACCCACCAAATCAAAAAGTGTAACATTTAATCTTGGTGATGATAATGACGTTCAAATGAAATACAACTATAAATCTTCAACTGTCTCAACCAGTAGCCTTACAGGTTCTCCAGTAGCACAAG GTTTTTCAAAGCCAGTTTCACAGACAAGTTCAAGCAGCAGTTCACCTTCCAGTGGTGGCTTCAAAGTGGCATCACAGTTAAAAACAGGAAGTGTTATGGATATTTTAGGAAAAAGTGGAAGTGCACAGAAAAAGTCCCCAgaag CACCAAAGAATGATAGTCTAGCCAAGTTTGCTGTTAAAGGATGGACATGTGATATATGTCTTGTTGGCAACAAAGAAGATTCAGATAAATGTGTAGCCTGCACATCTCCTCGACCAGGAGCCAAGACAT TAGTACCAAAGAATGATAGTCTAGCCAAGTTTGCTGTAAAAGGATGGACATGTGATATATGTCTTGTTGGCAACAAAGATGAATCAGATAAATGTGTAGCCTGCACATCACCTCGACCAGGAGCTAAGACAT CTGTTCCAAAGAATGATAGTTTTGCAAAGTTTGCAGGAAAAGGATGGACTTGTAATGTATGTTTGGTGTCCAATAAAGATGATGCAGAGAAATGTGTTGCTTGTGCTGAAGCTAAGCCAGGACTGAAAAAAA gtACATCAAAGTCTGCTGGTGGTGATAGTTTACAGTCTATATTCAAGAAGCCTACAGGTAACTGGGATTGTGATGTATGTCTGGTCCCTAACAATGGAGATGTCACAAAGTGTTTAGCATGTGAAACACCTAGACCTGGTACCCAGCCATCATCATCAG GTGGATTGACTATAGCCCCAGGAGCATTTTCTGGCCAGTCTGGATTTATTCTTCCGACAGGATCAAATTCTAATTCAAACATGTCTAACAGTGGCTTCGGTGGAGATACTAAATCATCAAGTGGATCAGGATTTAAATTTAGTGGGGGAACTACTTCAGCAGGAAGTGGATTCAAATTTGGGGATTGTTCAGTAAAATTGTCTAATGACTCAGACAAACAAAGTTCAAATGTCAAATCagataataaagaaaaagaaggATTTGTGTTTGGAAAATCCAATTCATTCTCTCCCCAAAAGTCTGCTCCGTCAGGAACAGGTTTCAAGTTTGGGGAAAACAAACCTGATGAAATAAACAAATCAGGTTTTCTGAGTCAGAACTCTTTATCAGGTACCAAAGACAAATCTTCTGCTAGTGGATTTATGTCGGGAAAGACATCGGCTGATTCTTCGGATAAAACAGACAGTGTCAGTAAACTGAAATCAGATAGTACTGTTATATTAGACAGTCCTAAGATATCTGTTACCACATCAACAGTAGCAACAACAGGACTAGCTTTTAATTCTAAGTCGGACTCTGAAACAAAGACATCAACTACTCCTGGTGGTATTAACTTTGGACAGTCTGTTTCTGCAATAAAACCTGCCAATGGAGGTTTTGTCTTTGGTCAGACATCTAATAATGACACTAATGTAAAGACAAGTGTAAATTCTATATTTGGGACTTCAAGTAGTAATAAATCTGACAATAGTACTAGTATATTTGGAAGTGATCCtaaaacatcatcaataaataattttacagGAACAAATAATTCAG GGTTTTCATTTAACAAGACAGAAGATAAAAAGTCCGAGCCTTCATTTAATAATCAGTCTTCTACAGTGTCTCCCAGTTTGAAAAGAAGCAGAGATGATG AGACAGGACCAGCAGAAAAGAAGAAGCCCTTTGCTGCTCCGTCATCAGCCTCATCAGGATTGTTTCAGTTCGGTGTCAAATCTACTG CCACTACAAATGCTTCCCCCTCTATGGCATTTGGACAGAATAAAGATAGTAAACCAACAGCGTTTGCTGCTCCATCTTTTAACTTTGGAG GAGCCGCACCAACAAATTCTGCAACAGGATTTAATGCCGTCCCTCAGACAACGACTAGCTCAATATTTAATTCTACTGGATCCAGTATATCATCTGGTACAGTGTTTGGGAGTGCTGCTGCAACAGTAACATCAACTTCCACTGGTTCCTCATTTGTATTTGGAGCCAGCTCAGCTAACCCAACTACAAGTTCTACCACATTTGGGTCAACTCAACAGACGTCAAGTTTATTTAGTAATAAAAGCTCAACACCAACATTTGGTACTTCCTCTAGTATTCCAAGTTTTGGTAGTCCTATCAGTACAGTTGGTGGATTTGGCTCTACAGCTCCTGCATTTGGTTCCTCTTCAACAAATCCACAATTTGGAGCATCTCAGCCATCAGCCACCTCTGGATTTGGTGCACAGCAAACTGCAACTCCATCATTTGGAACACCCCAGACAACAGCACCAGCATTTGGAACCACTCAGACCTCCGTCCCAGCCTTTGGTGCACCTCCGTCATCTAATCCATCATTTGGTACCCCTCAGAAGCCTTCAGGACCAGTATTTGGTGCAGCACAAAACACTACATTTGGACCTCCTCCTGTTACATCAACAACTCCAG